In Topomyia yanbarensis strain Yona2022 chromosome 2, ASM3024719v1, whole genome shotgun sequence, one DNA window encodes the following:
- the LOC131679387 gene encoding uncharacterized protein LOC131679387 gives MVSDTNNLVSKDRMLYDQGSSGYKDWLSKSSTLDDIYRNYLSPSLSANSSDHQPQSHRANASPTSNPRTSEDEYFDEGVITGYAVQQPDPQPGYHSSYNHYRNPYQYPSQQPPIYGPQPAASKNFHQHELLQGEASYDSARGDYSYHPAIEFEEKSVSKGLGLKDLFDIALTTLAFLSFGMFILQVIMCITMTKTDANMMMIPVDGGGGELEGGTEEEVRRRTARSLPMSDGARLGEINAIARKVLDSMDAAVFAMQDEGQCAQKTICEGNRFSRELKFTRRYWMAVWNLGVSWLTGNMVEEEARPGTILGCLRAMMIGLGGGDCDKSYNCSKEQARQRGT, from the exons ATGGTCTCCGACACCAATAACCTTGTCTCAAAAGATCGGATGCTCTACGATCAGGGTTCCTCTGGATACAAAGACTGGCTATCGAA ATCCAGTACCTTAGATGACATCTACAGGAACTATCTCTCGCCCAGCTTGTCAGCCAATAGTTCCGATCACCAACCACAGAGCCACCGTGCGAATGCAAGTCCCACATCGAACCCACGTACTTCGGAAGATGAATACTTTGACGAAGGAGTCATCACCGGTTATGCTGTCCAACAGCCAGACCCACAACCTGGATATCACAGTAGCTACAATCACTATAGAAACCCGTATCAATACCCTTCCCAACAACCTCCAATCTATGGTCCCCAGCCAGCTGCAAGCAAAAACTTCCACCAGCATGAATTGCTACAAGGCGAGGCCAGCTACGATTCAGCACGTGGCGATTACTCCTACCATCCGGCAATCGAATTCGAAGAGAAGAGTGTCAGCAAAGGGCTCGGTTTGAAGGATCTGTTTGACATCGCACTAACGACGTTGGCCTTTCTTTCGTTTGGTATGTTTATCCTGCAGGTGATCATGTGCATAACGATGACCAAAACCGATGCCAACATGATGATGATTCCGGTCGACGGTGGTGGTGGTGAACTGGAGGGTGGAACCGAGGAAGAGGTGCGACGACGAACGGCTCGATCGCTTCCTATGTCGGATGGTGCGAGGTTGGGGGAAATAAACGCGATCGCCCGGAAGGTGCTGGACTCGATGGATGCCGCAGTGTTTGCCATGCAGGATGAAGGGCAGTGCGCTCAGAAGACTATCTGCGAGGGGAATCGGTTCTCGAGGGAGCTGAAGTTCACCCGGCGGTATTGGATGGCAGTTTGGAA CCTGGGAGTGAGTTGGCTAACTGGGAACATGGTGGAAGAAGAGGCCAGGCCAGGCACCATTCTGGGATGCCTGCGGGCGATGATGATCGGATTAGGAGGAGGCGATTGTGACAAATCGTACAACTGTAGCAAGGAACAAGCACGTCAGAGAGGGACATGA